In Pyxidicoccus xibeiensis, the following proteins share a genomic window:
- a CDS encoding AraC family transcriptional regulator has product MDVLADTLNGVHMRSMINGRMEVTAPWGVRIDARDVCMFYVVSRGSCVLEIEGTRHVLATGDFVFILGGVSYVLKDGATTPPVPPTEFYASLGGRCGGVVRYGGGGALTTLICGRFIFDGSALSPLVASLPPYLHVKGDGGIATRWLESTMQLVASELEAEQPGYETVASRLGDVLLVQALRRHVASLPPEKGGWLRALSDPGLSAALQRLHERPEAPWTVEGLARAAGMSRSVFAARFKAVVGEGPLTYLTRWRMHKATRLMSAGKLSASEVAQAVGYETDSAFVKAFKRHVGETPGAYRRRLNGRASTPG; this is encoded by the coding sequence ATGGACGTCCTCGCCGACACGCTGAACGGCGTTCACATGCGCAGCATGATCAACGGCCGGATGGAGGTGACCGCGCCCTGGGGCGTGCGCATCGATGCGCGCGACGTGTGCATGTTCTACGTGGTGTCCCGCGGCAGCTGCGTGCTGGAAATCGAGGGCACGCGCCACGTGCTCGCCACGGGAGACTTCGTCTTCATCCTCGGCGGGGTGTCCTACGTCCTCAAGGACGGCGCGACGACGCCCCCCGTCCCGCCCACCGAGTTCTACGCGAGCCTGGGCGGCCGCTGCGGAGGCGTCGTCCGCTACGGAGGCGGCGGTGCGCTCACGACGCTCATCTGCGGCCGCTTCATCTTCGACGGGAGCGCGCTGAGCCCGCTCGTCGCCAGCCTGCCGCCCTACCTCCACGTGAAGGGGGACGGCGGCATCGCCACGCGGTGGCTGGAGTCCACCATGCAGCTGGTGGCCTCGGAGCTGGAAGCCGAGCAGCCCGGCTACGAGACGGTGGCGAGCCGGCTGGGCGACGTGCTCCTCGTCCAGGCCCTGCGCAGGCACGTGGCCTCGCTTCCCCCCGAGAAGGGAGGCTGGCTCCGGGCGCTCTCCGACCCGGGGCTGAGCGCCGCGCTCCAGCGCCTGCACGAGCGCCCCGAAGCGCCCTGGACGGTGGAGGGCCTGGCCCGCGCCGCGGGCATGTCACGCTCGGTGTTCGCCGCGCGCTTCAAGGCCGTGGTGGGCGAGGGGCCGCTGACGTACCTGACGCGCTGGCGCATGCACAAGGCCACGCGGCTCATGTCCGCGGGGAAGCTGTCGGCCAGCGAGGTTGCCCAGGCGGTGGGCTACGAGACGGACAGCGCCTTCGTGAAGGCATTCAAACGCCACGTCGGAGAAACCCCCGGCGCCTATCGACGCCGGCTCAACGGACGTGCGTCCACGCCGGGCTGA
- a CDS encoding trypsin-like peptidase domain-containing protein, whose amino-acid sequence MAAYFDQGRIISLADLVLELVGYDTNVRNVTLGGLPTGFKGMLPGGAGSPPMVSLRLDLQYLNSVERLGDGTVPIKLWLQNVLSLVGSVAAADPLREALAELEEKSTGAQPVVVAAPALVEKEKVLLRDAMVPLSFLSQGLDAAKSVAKLIVTRYENGTARMNGANPVVYLGTGWLIAPGLLMTNHHVFNARNDGEGAASDDDLRLQTTKTRVLFDYDGAGMAGNEVMPSELVAWDVKLDYALARVADGGRKPLTQAPRPLEKLEPNAAIAVNVIQHPDGNHKKFGIRNNLVAAVSQTELQYFTDTLNGSSGSPVLNDLWQVLGLHRGSTYVKGVKFQGQTLNYVNVGTQLSAILADLKARYAGKVQELGI is encoded by the coding sequence ATGGCCGCGTACTTCGACCAGGGTCGCATCATCTCCCTCGCGGACCTGGTGCTGGAGCTGGTGGGCTACGACACCAACGTCCGCAATGTCACCCTGGGGGGGCTGCCCACCGGCTTCAAGGGAATGCTGCCCGGCGGCGCTGGCAGCCCGCCGATGGTCTCCCTCAGGCTCGACCTGCAGTACCTCAATTCGGTGGAGCGGCTGGGGGACGGCACCGTTCCCATCAAGCTCTGGCTCCAGAACGTGCTGTCGCTGGTGGGGTCGGTCGCTGCTGCGGACCCGCTTCGAGAGGCTCTCGCCGAACTCGAGGAGAAGTCGACCGGTGCGCAGCCCGTCGTGGTCGCCGCACCGGCCCTCGTCGAGAAGGAGAAGGTCCTCCTCCGGGACGCCATGGTCCCCCTCAGCTTCCTCTCCCAGGGGCTCGACGCGGCGAAGTCCGTGGCGAAGCTCATCGTGACCCGCTACGAGAACGGCACCGCGAGGATGAACGGCGCCAATCCGGTCGTCTACCTGGGGACGGGGTGGCTCATCGCCCCCGGCCTGTTGATGACGAACCACCATGTCTTCAATGCCCGGAACGACGGCGAGGGCGCGGCGAGCGACGATGACCTGCGCCTGCAGACCACGAAGACGCGCGTCCTGTTCGACTACGACGGAGCTGGCATGGCGGGCAACGAAGTCATGCCCAGCGAGCTGGTCGCCTGGGACGTGAAGCTGGACTACGCGCTCGCCCGGGTGGCCGACGGTGGGCGCAAGCCGCTGACCCAGGCCCCGAGGCCGCTGGAGAAGCTCGAGCCCAACGCGGCCATCGCCGTCAACGTCATCCAGCACCCGGACGGCAATCACAAGAAGTTCGGCATCCGCAACAACCTCGTCGCGGCGGTCAGCCAGACCGAGCTGCAGTACTTCACCGATACCCTGAATGGCTCCTCCGGCTCTCCCGTGCTCAATGACCTCTGGCAGGTCCTCGGGCTCCACCGGGGATCGACCTACGTCAAGGGCGTGAAGTTTCAGGGACAGACGCTGAACTACGTCAACGTGGGCACGCAACTGTCCGCCATCCTCGCGGACCTGAAGGCCCGCTACGCGGGGAAGGTTCAGGAGCTCGGCATCTGA
- a CDS encoding carboxypeptidase-like regulatory domain-containing protein has translation MRPAIVSGRVVGPDGRGVAGASVYFVHAPVALPDIAQRTGPDGRFSLGVPVAGRYRIGVNAPGWPAREQDVEVGGLTSPLVDIYLDAP, from the coding sequence ATGCGCCCGGCCATCGTGTCCGGCCGGGTGGTCGGCCCGGATGGGCGGGGCGTCGCCGGGGCGAGCGTGTACTTCGTCCACGCCCCGGTGGCGCTGCCCGACATCGCGCAGCGCACCGGGCCGGATGGGCGCTTCTCGCTCGGTGTCCCGGTGGCCGGCCGCTACCGCATCGGCGTGAATGCGCCCGGCTGGCCGGCGCGGGAGCAGGATGTGGAAGTGGGAGGCCTCACATCGCCCCTGGTCGACATCTACCTGGATGCGCCCTGA
- a CDS encoding trypsin-like serine peptidase encodes MAKKAAVKKPKKPAKPAAPTGLHAPMTNVVTGPSPGGRELVSPPEVGQAEGVLEPRESGFEALRSDLALESAQPITAPTDARLPDIGAASFTDPRMQLETVHGFDNRIRVTETDKYPYRVNASLLITARDGSQWIGTAWFISPRTLITAGHCVYIKNSGSPSRDGWVKSIQVMPGRNETKLPFGAVTSTQFWTVKGWADSGDENFDYGAIIIPTELGLQVGTLGYAVYGDAELQGSIANVTGYPGDKDSGTMWYDTRGIAAVSAAKVHYDIDTAGGQSGAAVYVVKDGQRIAVAVHAYGGPSTNSGTRISASVFANLTNWKA; translated from the coding sequence ATGGCCAAGAAGGCGGCAGTGAAGAAGCCGAAGAAGCCCGCGAAGCCGGCGGCACCCACCGGGCTGCATGCGCCCATGACCAATGTCGTCACCGGGCCCTCGCCCGGAGGTCGGGAGCTGGTTTCTCCTCCCGAGGTGGGCCAGGCGGAAGGTGTGCTGGAGCCTCGCGAGAGCGGCTTCGAGGCGCTGCGCTCGGACCTCGCCCTGGAATCGGCGCAGCCCATCACCGCGCCGACGGACGCCCGCCTGCCGGACATCGGCGCGGCCTCGTTCACCGACCCCCGGATGCAACTGGAGACGGTGCACGGCTTCGACAACCGCATCCGCGTCACGGAGACCGACAAGTACCCCTACCGGGTCAACGCCTCGCTGCTCATCACCGCGAGAGACGGCTCGCAGTGGATTGGCACGGCGTGGTTCATCAGCCCGCGCACGCTCATCACCGCCGGGCACTGCGTCTACATCAAGAACAGCGGGAGTCCGTCGCGCGACGGCTGGGTGAAGAGCATCCAGGTCATGCCGGGACGCAACGAGACGAAGCTGCCGTTCGGCGCGGTGACGAGCACCCAGTTCTGGACGGTGAAGGGCTGGGCGGACTCGGGTGACGAGAACTTCGACTACGGCGCCATCATCATCCCGACCGAGCTCGGGCTGCAGGTGGGGACGCTGGGGTACGCGGTCTACGGCGACGCGGAGCTGCAGGGCTCCATCGCCAACGTCACCGGGTATCCGGGCGACAAGGACTCCGGCACGATGTGGTACGACACCCGGGGCATCGCCGCCGTCAGCGCGGCCAAGGTGCACTACGACATCGACACCGCGGGCGGGCAGAGTGGCGCGGCCGTGTATGTCGTCAAGGATGGGCAGCGCATCGCGGTGGCGGTCCATGCGTACGGCGGGCCGAGCACCAACTCGGGCACGCGCATCTCCGCGTCGGTCTTCGCGAACCTGACGAACTGGAAGGCGTGA
- a CDS encoding MASE1 domain-containing protein yields MLALALVYFAAGRLGLSVATVGGNVSPMWPPSGVALAALVLLGPSRWPGVLLGGWAVTFSTGVPLPVSLGVAVGNMLTAVLGSLLLRRVGFDTRLGRIRDVVALCAGAGALCVGVSSLVGALSLVLGGVLGWEELGSSVWVWWVGDLMGVLVMAPPLLLLRQVGRPRRYGEATLVAGLTTVLGAGIFFLPGLDASASHAATFLLFPMSAWAALRFGAAGAAATSLAIASVAIAGTARGQGPFSSGSVTQDLLVLQLFIAVTSVTGLLLAAASDERKRAVEKLQLLATTVRGVHEGVLIAEVRAPGSLRTVFANEALQGLVGRSLGELTGQDPCVLYELEPELRQRVRAALLAGEPLCAEVLLSRKDGTSRWSEVLLSPVRATGEDVTHFVATHRDITATKELQARLVAAERVAAVGTLAAGVGHEINNPLAYLVLNLETAARSLSEGGLPGMRDALSGVRGALEGAERIRLIVKDLQVFSRQGDQDRGLVDLNALVPPAVRIVSHALRHRARVVEEFGPVPRVLGSEARLGQVLLNLLVNAMQSITEGSPTLNEVRVRTSTDESGRARVDVVDTGTGIPAHVLPRIFEPFFTTKPSGEGTGLGLAICQQIVRAHGGELEVRSEPGRGSVFSVLLPAAPVQVTSAPVRQPSSPPALPASRTRRGRVLVVDDEPRLAQSMRLLLEPYHDIVTTTRGGEALALVAAGHRFDVILCDLQMPEVDGATVYRRLCAQAPEQAERVVFISGGAYTAESRQFIETVPNRVLEKPVRPEVLMATVDNALVEGSALVEPEPVAAVGGSRH; encoded by the coding sequence ATGCTGGCCCTGGCACTCGTGTATTTCGCTGCCGGCAGGCTGGGCCTGTCCGTGGCCACCGTGGGCGGTAACGTCAGCCCGATGTGGCCGCCCTCCGGCGTGGCCCTGGCCGCGCTGGTGCTGCTCGGACCCTCCCGGTGGCCCGGCGTCCTGCTGGGCGGATGGGCCGTGACGTTCTCCACCGGCGTCCCCCTGCCGGTGAGCCTGGGCGTCGCCGTGGGCAACATGCTGACGGCGGTGCTGGGCTCGCTCCTGCTGCGGCGGGTGGGCTTCGACACCCGGCTGGGTCGCATCCGTGACGTCGTCGCGCTGTGCGCGGGGGCGGGGGCGCTGTGCGTCGGCGTCAGCTCCCTGGTGGGCGCGCTGTCGCTGGTGCTCGGGGGCGTGCTGGGGTGGGAGGAGCTGGGCAGCTCGGTCTGGGTGTGGTGGGTCGGGGACTTGATGGGGGTGCTGGTCATGGCGCCTCCGCTGCTGCTGCTGAGGCAGGTGGGGCGGCCGCGTCGCTATGGGGAGGCCACGCTCGTGGCGGGCCTCACCACCGTGCTGGGCGCGGGCATCTTCTTCCTGCCGGGGCTGGACGCCAGCGCCTCGCACGCGGCGACCTTCCTGCTGTTCCCCATGTCGGCCTGGGCGGCGCTGCGCTTCGGCGCGGCGGGCGCGGCGGCGACGTCGCTGGCCATCGCGTCGGTGGCCATCGCGGGGACCGCGCGCGGGCAGGGGCCGTTCTCCTCCGGGAGCGTGACGCAGGACCTGCTGGTGCTGCAGCTGTTCATCGCCGTCACGTCCGTCACCGGGCTGCTGCTGGCGGCGGCCAGTGACGAGCGCAAGCGCGCGGTGGAGAAGCTCCAGCTGCTGGCCACCACGGTGCGCGGGGTGCATGAAGGGGTGCTCATCGCGGAGGTGCGCGCCCCGGGCTCGCTGCGCACGGTGTTCGCCAACGAGGCGCTGCAGGGCCTGGTGGGCCGCTCGCTGGGGGAGCTGACGGGCCAGGACCCGTGCGTCCTCTATGAGCTGGAGCCGGAGTTGCGCCAGCGCGTGAGGGCGGCTCTGCTCGCGGGGGAGCCGCTGTGCGCGGAGGTGCTGCTGTCGCGCAAGGATGGCACCTCCCGGTGGAGCGAGGTGCTGCTGTCGCCGGTGCGGGCCACTGGCGAGGACGTCACGCACTTCGTGGCCACCCACCGGGACATCACCGCGACGAAGGAGCTGCAGGCGCGGCTGGTGGCCGCCGAGCGCGTGGCGGCGGTGGGCACGCTCGCGGCGGGCGTGGGGCACGAAATCAACAACCCGCTGGCCTACCTGGTGCTGAACCTGGAGACCGCGGCGCGCAGCCTGTCGGAGGGCGGGCTGCCCGGGATGAGGGACGCGCTGTCCGGGGTGCGGGGCGCGCTGGAAGGGGCGGAGCGCATCCGCCTCATCGTGAAGGACCTCCAGGTCTTCAGCCGGCAGGGTGACCAGGACCGGGGGTTGGTGGACCTCAACGCGCTGGTGCCTCCGGCGGTGCGAATCGTCAGTCATGCGCTGCGTCACCGGGCGCGAGTGGTGGAGGAGTTTGGTCCCGTGCCTCGCGTGCTGGGAAGCGAGGCGCGGTTGGGTCAGGTGCTGCTCAACCTCCTGGTGAATGCCATGCAATCCATTACCGAGGGCAGTCCCACGCTGAACGAGGTGCGCGTGCGCACCAGCACGGACGAGTCCGGCCGGGCGCGTGTGGACGTGGTGGACACCGGCACCGGCATCCCCGCCCACGTGCTGCCGCGCATCTTCGAGCCGTTCTTCACCACCAAGCCGAGCGGGGAGGGCACCGGCCTGGGGCTCGCCATCTGCCAGCAGATTGTCCGCGCGCACGGGGGCGAGCTGGAGGTGCGCAGCGAGCCGGGACGGGGCTCCGTCTTCAGCGTGCTGCTGCCGGCGGCGCCGGTGCAGGTCACCAGCGCGCCCGTGCGTCAGCCGTCCAGTCCTCCGGCCCTGCCCGCCTCGCGGACGCGGCGCGGGCGCGTGCTGGTGGTGGACGACGAGCCCCGCCTGGCGCAGTCCATGCGGCTGCTGCTGGAGCCGTACCACGACATCGTGACCACCACGCGCGGCGGCGAGGCCCTGGCCCTGGTGGCCGCGGGCCACCGCTTCGACGTCATCCTGTGCGACCTGCAGATGCCGGAGGTGGACGGCGCCACCGTCTACCGCCGGCTGTGCGCGCAGGCCCCGGAGCAGGCCGAGCGCGTGGTGTTCATCTCCGGCGGCGCCTACACGGCGGAGTCCCGCCAGTTCATCGAGACGGTGCCCAACCGCGTGCTGGAGAAGCCCGTGCGCCCGGAGGTGCTGATGGCCACCGTGGACAACGCGCTGGTGGAGGGCAGCGCCCTGGTGGAGCCGGAGCCCGTGGCCGCGGTGGGCGGCTCCCGGCACTGA
- a CDS encoding DUF5683 domain-containing protein, with protein MSRPGIAALLSFLIPGVGQIYNGDILRGVFWLIITPGFWIGTGGCLGWVCHIIAAATAHNRAEDKEKYRVTVV; from the coding sequence ATGTCGCGTCCCGGAATCGCTGCCCTGCTGTCCTTCCTGATCCCCGGTGTGGGCCAGATCTACAACGGGGACATCCTCCGCGGAGTCTTCTGGCTCATCATCACACCGGGCTTCTGGATCGGCACCGGTGGGTGCCTCGGCTGGGTGTGCCACATCATCGCCGCCGCCACGGCCCACAACCGGGCCGAGGACAAGGAGAAGTACCGCGTCACAGTGGTGTAA
- a CDS encoding DUF4331 domain-containing protein, which translates to MRARQLAAALTVATALGAPGALASSHREAPFITEMPKVDSTDFYMFRSYETGRQDYVTLIANYLPLQDAYGGPNYFTLDPDALYEIHVDNNGDATEDLTFQFRFTNTLANNGNGVSLNIGTGANQRSVAVPFFNVGPITSANRAALNVSESFTLKVVRGNRRAGTVGDVVNAAGGSATFVKPTDYIGTKSFGDAAAYEDYANDHIYNVTIPGCAGQAKVFVGQRKEPFAVNLGPVFDLVNAPPEVITDAGARGAVPNPLARKNITTLALEVPIACLKAGNQDVIGGWTSASLRQARALNPKATYTRPSREGGAWTQVSRLGMPLVNEVVIGIKDKDRFNASEPKDDAQFIDYVTNPTLPAVLELLFGSAGVRAPTAIPRDDLVAAFLKGVPNVNANGSTAEMQRLNTALPATARASQNNLGAAACFVNGVLTLANPGCDPAGFPNGRRPGDDVVDIALRVSMGYLLANDTQAPSRNIPFHDAVLQDAAQFDAAFPYLRTPNPGANGDGT; encoded by the coding sequence ATGAGAGCAAGACAGCTCGCGGCGGCGCTCACCGTCGCGACCGCCCTGGGTGCGCCTGGCGCCCTGGCATCCAGCCACCGGGAAGCTCCGTTCATCACGGAGATGCCCAAGGTGGACTCCACCGACTTCTACATGTTCCGCAGCTACGAGACGGGTCGGCAGGACTACGTCACCCTGATTGCCAACTACCTGCCCCTTCAGGACGCGTACGGCGGGCCCAACTACTTCACGCTGGACCCGGATGCGCTGTACGAAATCCACGTCGACAACAACGGGGATGCCACCGAGGACCTCACCTTCCAGTTCCGCTTCACCAACACCCTGGCCAACAACGGCAACGGTGTCAGCCTGAACATCGGCACGGGAGCGAACCAGCGGAGCGTGGCGGTGCCCTTCTTCAACGTGGGCCCCATCACCTCGGCGAACCGCGCCGCGCTCAACGTCTCCGAGAGCTTCACGCTGAAGGTCGTCCGCGGCAACCGCCGCGCCGGCACGGTGGGCGACGTGGTGAACGCCGCCGGCGGAAGCGCCACCTTCGTCAAGCCGACGGACTACATCGGCACGAAGTCGTTCGGTGACGCCGCCGCGTACGAGGACTACGCGAACGACCACATCTACAACGTCACCATCCCCGGCTGCGCCGGTCAGGCGAAGGTGTTCGTGGGGCAGCGCAAGGAGCCCTTCGCGGTCAACCTGGGCCCCGTGTTCGACCTCGTGAATGCGCCGCCCGAAGTCATCACCGACGCGGGCGCTCGTGGCGCGGTGCCCAACCCGCTGGCGCGCAAGAACATCACCACGCTGGCGCTCGAGGTCCCCATCGCCTGCCTCAAGGCGGGCAACCAGGACGTCATCGGCGGCTGGACGTCCGCGAGCCTCCGCCAGGCGCGCGCCCTCAACCCGAAGGCCACGTACACCCGCCCGTCGCGCGAGGGTGGCGCGTGGACGCAGGTGAGCCGCCTGGGCATGCCGCTCGTCAACGAGGTGGTCATCGGCATCAAGGACAAGGACCGCTTCAACGCGAGCGAGCCCAAGGACGATGCCCAGTTCATCGACTACGTCACCAACCCCACGCTGCCCGCGGTGCTGGAGCTGCTCTTCGGCTCGGCCGGCGTGAGGGCGCCCACGGCGATTCCCCGCGACGACCTGGTGGCGGCCTTCCTCAAGGGAGTGCCCAACGTCAACGCCAACGGCTCCACGGCGGAGATGCAGCGCCTCAACACCGCCCTGCCGGCCACGGCCCGCGCCAGCCAGAACAACCTGGGCGCCGCGGCCTGCTTCGTCAACGGCGTGCTCACCCTGGCCAATCCGGGCTGTGACCCCGCGGGCTTCCCCAACGGCCGCCGTCCGGGCGACGACGTGGTGGACATCGCGCTGCGCGTGTCCATGGGCTACCTGCTGGCCAACGACACGCAGGCGCCGTCGCGCAACATCCCGTTCCACGACGCCGTGCTGCAGGACGCGGCGCAGTTCGACGCGGCCTTCCCCTACCTGCGCACGCCCAACCCGGGCGCCAACGGCGACGGGACGTGA
- a CDS encoding HupE/UreJ family protein yields the protein MSRLAPTFSLLLLLAPLAALAHKPSDSYLHLTRDAQGLTGRWDVALRDLDEVLVLDAGGDGAITWAEVRARQADITGYVLGRLTLGADGAPCTLEPGEALRVVRHSDGAYAVLDFAARCPAPPSTLDVGYSLLFDRDPQHRGIVQVGGAGASETWVLSASRREARVPLEGLSPWRRFGELVWQGVVHIFAGLDHLLFLFALLLPSVLRREEGGRWVAVAAFGPALRDVVKVVSAFTVAHSLTLSAAALGWVSLPSAFVESAIAVSVIAAALNNVFPLVRGTRWVAAFALGLLHGFGFASTLADLGLPAGSLAVTLLGFNVGVELGQLACVAVFLPLAFALRGSVLYRRALLVGGSAAIALIACVWLAERAFGVSLPVA from the coding sequence ATGAGCCGCCTTGCCCCGACGTTCTCGTTGTTGCTGCTGCTCGCCCCCCTGGCCGCGCTCGCCCACAAGCCGAGCGACAGCTACCTGCACCTGACGCGCGACGCCCAGGGCCTCACCGGCCGCTGGGACGTGGCGCTGAGGGACTTGGACGAAGTGCTCGTGCTGGACGCGGGAGGCGACGGCGCCATCACCTGGGCCGAGGTGCGCGCGCGCCAGGCGGACATCACCGGCTACGTGCTCGGGCGGCTGACGCTGGGCGCGGACGGAGCGCCGTGCACGCTGGAGCCCGGCGAGGCCCTGCGCGTGGTGCGGCACTCGGACGGCGCCTACGCGGTGCTGGACTTCGCCGCGCGCTGCCCGGCACCGCCCTCCACGCTGGACGTGGGCTATTCGCTCCTCTTCGACCGGGACCCGCAGCACCGGGGCATCGTCCAGGTGGGAGGGGCGGGCGCCAGCGAGACGTGGGTCCTCTCCGCGTCGCGCCGCGAGGCGCGGGTGCCGCTGGAGGGGCTGTCGCCCTGGCGCCGCTTCGGGGAGCTGGTGTGGCAGGGCGTGGTGCACATCTTCGCGGGGCTGGACCACCTGCTCTTCCTGTTCGCGCTGCTGCTGCCGTCGGTGCTGCGCCGGGAGGAGGGGGGCCGCTGGGTCGCGGTGGCGGCCTTCGGGCCCGCGCTGCGGGACGTGGTGAAGGTGGTGTCCGCCTTCACGGTGGCGCACTCGCTGACGCTGAGCGCCGCCGCGCTCGGGTGGGTGTCGCTGCCCTCCGCGTTCGTCGAGTCCGCCATCGCGGTGAGCGTCATCGCCGCCGCCCTCAACAACGTCTTTCCCCTGGTGCGTGGCACGCGCTGGGTGGCGGCGTTCGCCCTGGGCCTGCTGCACGGCTTCGGCTTCGCGTCCACGCTGGCCGACCTGGGCCTGCCCGCGGGCAGCCTCGCCGTCACGCTGCTCGGCTTCAACGTGGGCGTGGAGCTGGGACAGCTCGCTTGCGTGGCCGTCTTCCTGCCGCTCGCCTTCGCGCTGCGCGGCTCCGTGCTGTATCGCCGCGCGCTGCTCGTCGGAGGCTCCGCCGCCATCGCGCTCATCGCGTGCGTGTGGCTCGCCGAGCGTGCGTTCGGCGTGAGCCTGCCGGTCGCCTGA
- a CDS encoding tetratricopeptide repeat protein encodes MRAPNPSSRLALLAVTALFAGCDSSPPAGERVPFTPVSDAVVLEQVPAAAGDARARERASLRRALASQPGQLELALRLARLDIEESRVRGDPRYLGRAQAALAPWWEAKTPPPGVRVLRATILQGRHDFPAALEDLDAAVREDPRDAQAWLTRAVVLGVRGEHAEAARSCAPLTALAGPLTAAVCEAQVKSLAGQSRQAYTLLSEALARGGLSLESQAWALSTLAEAAARAGDTERAERLFTRTLALDPKDAYTRAAYADLLLELGRPLEAAALVKEHGEDDNQLLRRVLAETALGSPEAPALAAELAERYAASRLRGDGLHAREEARFALHVEKAPEKALELALRAWAVQREPWDVRLLLEAALAAGRPEFAAPALAFLEASGCQDPGLVALAQRVRRAQP; translated from the coding sequence ATGCGAGCACCGAATCCGAGCTCCCGTCTCGCCCTCCTGGCGGTCACCGCGCTCTTCGCAGGCTGTGACAGCAGCCCGCCTGCCGGGGAGCGAGTGCCCTTCACGCCCGTCTCGGACGCGGTGGTGCTGGAGCAGGTGCCCGCGGCGGCGGGGGATGCCCGCGCCCGGGAGCGCGCGTCGCTGCGGCGGGCGCTGGCCTCCCAGCCCGGGCAGCTCGAGCTGGCGCTGCGGCTGGCCCGGCTGGACATCGAGGAGAGCCGCGTGCGGGGCGACCCGCGCTACCTCGGGCGGGCCCAGGCCGCGCTCGCGCCGTGGTGGGAGGCGAAGACGCCGCCGCCCGGCGTGCGCGTGCTGCGCGCCACCATCCTCCAGGGGCGGCACGACTTCCCCGCGGCCCTGGAGGACCTGGACGCCGCCGTGCGCGAGGACCCCCGGGACGCGCAGGCGTGGCTCACCCGCGCGGTGGTGCTCGGCGTCCGGGGCGAGCATGCCGAGGCGGCCCGCAGCTGCGCACCGCTCACCGCCCTGGCGGGCCCGCTCACCGCCGCCGTGTGCGAGGCGCAGGTGAAGAGCCTCGCCGGCCAGTCGCGCCAGGCCTACACGCTGCTGTCCGAGGCGCTCGCGCGCGGTGGGCTGAGCCTGGAGAGCCAGGCGTGGGCCCTGTCCACGCTGGCGGAGGCCGCCGCGCGCGCGGGCGATACGGAGCGCGCGGAGAGGCTCTTCACGCGGACGCTCGCGCTGGACCCGAAGGATGCGTATACGCGCGCCGCCTACGCGGACCTGCTGCTGGAGCTGGGCCGACCGCTCGAGGCCGCCGCCCTGGTGAAGGAGCACGGCGAGGACGACAACCAGCTGCTGCGCCGGGTGCTGGCGGAGACGGCCCTCGGCTCGCCCGAGGCCCCCGCGCTGGCCGCCGAGCTGGCCGAGCGCTACGCGGCCAGCCGCCTGCGCGGGGACGGCCTGCACGCGCGCGAGGAGGCCCGCTTCGCGCTCCATGTCGAGAAGGCTCCGGAGAAAGCCCTCGAGCTGGCGCTGCGCGCCTGGGCGGTGCAGCGGGAGCCGTGGGACGTGCGGCTCCTGCTGGAGGCGGCGCTCGCCGCGGGCAGGCCGGAGTTCGCGGCGCCCGCCCTGGCGTTCCTCGAGGCGAGCGGCTGCCAGGACCCGGGACTGGTTGCGCTCGCCCAGCGCGTGCGGAGGGCCCAGCCATGA